Proteins from one Bufo gargarizans isolate SCDJY-AF-19 chromosome 8, ASM1485885v1, whole genome shotgun sequence genomic window:
- the LOC122945650 gene encoding E3 ubiquitin/ISG15 ligase TRIM25-like — MASGDLRAELDCSICLSLYTDPVYLRCGHNFCRSCIVSALDAQEAAGVYSCPDCRAEYLERPALEKNRKLGNIVERFVSAQPDMEETGIFCTYCTRSPVPAVRTCLHCETSMCHKHLGAHNKSVDHILTEPTRSLGIKKCSLHKKVLEYYCPQDTVCLCVSCCLVGEHRGHQVELLDEASEKKKKKLRKYLEKLNPQKAKILTKLQNLQDRQRNIQEKASDKRKNVRKLFMDIKEQLEMAEKKALSEISRQDEKIVSQISDLIKKLEIEEDELSRKMRHVEEMCHVTDPIRLLQESDITVCGHGDDEVTGGDGGEGRSEDDLDEVLISLTLHRSMRDIVTNVTSELGLHVPDILLDEDTANEYVNISEDLKTATETEEQNRPKSPGRFQDDAEVLSRCGLSSGRHYWEVEWDQKGRCGIGMSYPSIEREGDESGIGYNGKSWCLDMFDAGCEVYHRSVGSPLSVDTTCPRLGVFLDCEAGRLSFYQLCDPIRHLHTFTASFSEPLHVLLYVRDGASVRIIS; from the coding sequence ATGGCTTCTGGTGATCTGAGGGCCGAGCTGGACTGCTCCATCTGCCTGAGCCTCTATACAGATCCTGTATACCTGAGATGTGGACACAACTTCTGCCGCTCGTGTATTGTGAGTGCGCTGGATGCGCAGGAGGCAGCTGGAGTGTATTCCTGTCCTGACTGCAGAGCAGAATATCTGGAGCGTCCGGCCCTGGAGAAGAACAGGAAGCTGGGGAACATAGTGGAGCGTTTCGTATCTGCTCAGCCTGATATGGAGGAGACCGGGATCTTCTGTACTTACTGTACAAGGTCTCCTGTACCGGCTGTGAGGACATGTCTGCACTGTGAGACCTCCATGTGCCATAAACATCTCGGAGCCCATAACAAGTCAGTGGATCATATATTAACAGAACCTACCAGATCCTTGGGCATCAAAAAATGTTCCCTCCACAAAAAGGTTCTGGAGTATTACTGCCCACAGGACACGGTTTGTCTGTGTGTGTCCTGCTGTCTGGTCGGCGAACACAGGGGACACCAGGTGGAACTTCTAGATGAGGCGTctgagaaaaagaagaagaagctgAGGAAATATCTGGAGAAACTAAACCCACAAAAAGCAAAAATTCTGACTAAACTTCAGAATCTGCAGGATCGTCAGAGGAATATCCAGGAGAAAGCCTCTGATAAGAGGAAGAACGTCAGGAAGTTATTTATGGACATTAAGGAGCAACTGGAAATGGCAGAAAAGAAAGCGCTGAGCGAGATCTCCAGGCAGGACGAGAAGATTGTGTCCCAGATATCTGATCTGATCAAGAAGCTGGAAATAGAGGAGGACGAGCTGTCCAGGAAGATGCGTCACGTGGAGGAGATGTGTCATGTCACCGACCCAATAAGACTCCTACAAGAAAGTGACATTACAGTATGTGGTCATGGAGATGATGAGGTCACAGGAGGAGATGGTGGAGAGGGCAGGTCTGAGGATGATCTGGATGAGGTTCTGATCTCACTGACCTTACACCGATCTATGAGGGATATTGTCACCAATGTCACATCAGAGCTTGGGCTCCATGTTCCAGACATATTGCTGGATGAGGACACTGCTAATGAATATGTGAATATATCAGAAGATCTGAAAACAGCAACAGAAACAGAAGAACAGAACAGACCAAAATCACCAGGAAGGTTCCAGGATGATGCCGAGGTGTTAAGCAGATGTGGCCTCTCCTCAGGAAGACATTACTGGGAGGTAGAGTGGGACCAGAAAGGAAGATGTGGCATCGGAATGTCCTATCCTAGTATAGAAAGGGAAGGAGATGAGTCTGGTATTGGATATAATGGTAAATCTTGGTGTCTGGATATGTTTGATGCAGGATGTGAAGTGTATCACCGCTCAGTcggatcccccctcagtgtagatacaacatgtcctagaCTTGGGGTCTTCTTAGACTGTGAGGCCGGGCGTCTGTCCTTCTATCAGCTGTGTGACCCCATCAGACACTTACACACCTTCACCGCCTCCTTCTCTGAACCCCTACATGTTCTCTTATATGTGCGGGATGGAGCCTCTGTTAGAATAATAAGCTGA